Proteins encoded together in one Anopheles darlingi chromosome 3, idAnoDarlMG_H_01, whole genome shotgun sequence window:
- the LOC125954796 gene encoding cleavage and polyadenylation specificity factor subunit 6 isoform X2, translating to MADGVDIDLYADDLDQDYSQNNDDFGGESGDLYDDVIVPSGDRSGGGGVGAGGAGGPVGSRPSIERLEGVDTNGSYHHHAPGGWALGHAPRRHQLYVGNLPWWTTDQDIADSVANVGVNDFQEVKFFENRANGQSKGFCVISLGSETSMRLVMERLPKKELHGQNPVVTLPTKQALNQFESQQKTRPTPPAPGQTNGPRPPMPGMPMGGGGGPPSGGPQGGPMGGVGPGGPGGPGGPGGPGGPGGPGPQPRMMNPNMPPGGMRPPHPHMGGPMHMQGHHGPGGGPPRPQFQGPPNGMPRAMRPDWNRAPMHGGYPGPGGGGHPGGPGQGGPHMQGPHGPRGPHPGSMGGPPGAGPQGPAPHVNPAFFNQGAGGPPNHGPNGGPGGPPVGPPHGGPQGGPQGPQGPPAHFNPQGGGGPPRGGPWPPVQGGSKPPGPPGSGFAEHPITPQLSEAEFEEIMTRNRTVSSSAIARAVSDAAAGEYTSATETLATAISLIKQSKVAHDERCKILIVSLQDTLHGIETKSYSRRERSRSRERSHRRQRRERSTSRYRERSRDRERDRDRDRDRDRERDGSRRSRPRKTPEPATDSATDSSSKRYYNDDRYRSSDRERERDRDRERREEHRSRH from the exons ATGGCCGATGGCGTTGATATCGATCTGTATGCCGACGACCTGGACCAGGACTACTCACAGAACAAT GATGATTTCGGAGGCGAAAGCGGGGACTTGTACGACGATGTGATTGTACCGTCCGGTGATCGTAGCGGAGGTGGAGGtgttggcgctggtggtgcaggaggTCCTGTCGGGTCCCGGCCTTCGATCGAGCGGCTCGAGGGAGTCGATACCAACGGCTCTTATCACCACCACGCTCCCGGAGGCTGGGCACTTGGCCACGCACCGCGCCGACATCAGCTGTACGTGGGCAACCTGCCCTGGTGGACCACGGATCAGGATATAGCCGATTCGGTTGCCAACGTTGGGGTCAACGACTTTCAGGAGGTGAAATTTTTCGAAAACCGCGCCAACGGCCAGTCAAAAGGCTTTTGCGTGATATCGCTCGGTTCGGAAACGAGCATGCGGTTGGTGATGGAGCGGCTCCCGAAGAAGGAGCTCCACGGACAGAATCCCGTCGTCACGCTGCCCACCAAGCAGGCGTTGAATCAGTTCGAAAGTCAGCAAAAGACGCGCCCAACACCGCCAGCTCCGGGACAAACGAATGGACCGCGACCACCGATGCCCGGAATGCCGatgggcggtggcggtgggccTCCATCCGGCGGACCACAGGGTGGACCGATGGGAGGTGTGGGGCCGGGTGGCCCCGGTGGGCCAGGAGGACCAGGAGGGCCGGGAGGGCCAGGCGGACCAGGTCCACAGCCGCGAATGATGAACCCTAACATGCCACCAGGAGGCATGCGCCCTCCGCATCCTCATATGGGCGGACCGATGCACATGCAAGGCCACCATGGTCCAGGTGGTGGACCTCCAAGACCCCAG TTCCAAGGGCCTCCTAATGGAATGCCACGTGCAATGCGCCCGGATTGGAATCGAGCACCGATGCACGGTGGTTATCCTGGTCCAGGAGGTGGAGGGCATCCGGGAGGTCCGGGACAGGGTGGACCACACATGCAGGGACCACACGGTCCCCGTGGTCCCCATCCAGGCTCGATGGGAGGTCCTCCCGGTGCAGGACCTCAGGGGCCAGCTCCACATGTGAATCCGGCCTTCTTTAATCAGGGCGCAGGCGGTCCACCGAACCATGGGCCGAATGGTGGCCCTGGTGGTCCTCCGGTTGGACCACCGCATGGAGGTCCCCAAGGTGGTCCACAGGGACCTCAGGGCCCACCAGCACACTTCAATCCACAGGGTGGCGGTGGACCACCACGGGGTGGCCCGTGGCCACCTGTGCAGGGTGGAAGTAAACCTCCCGGACCGCCGGGATCTGGCTTCGCCGAGCATCCCATTACCCCGCAGCTAAGTGAAGCCGAGTTTGAAGAGATCATGACCCGTAATCGCACCGTCAGCAGTTCCGCCATCGCACG GGCCGTatcggatgcagcagcaggcgagtACACGAGTGCCACGGAAACACTGGCAACCGCGATCTCACTGATCAAGCAGTCCAAGGTAGCTCATGATGAGCGATGCAAGATACTGATTGTGTCGCTGCAGGATACACTCCACGGTATCGAAACAAAAAGCTACTCCCGGCGGGAACGGTCACGTTCGCGCGAACGTTCACACCGGCGCCAGCGCCGTGAACGCTCCACCTCCCGTTACCGGGAGCGCTCGCGTGATCGTGAGCGTgaccgcgatcgtgatcgcgaccgAGACCGTGAGCGAGATGG CTCTAGACGCTCTCGACCGAGAAAAACACCAGAACCGGCAACGGATAGTGCGACGGACAGCTCCTCGAAGCGCTACTACAATGACGATCGGTACCGATCGTCGGACCGTGAAAGAGAGCGTGATCGCGACCGCGAGCGCCGCGAGGAACATCGCTCTCGACACTGA
- the LOC125954796 gene encoding cleavage and polyadenylation specificity factor subunit 6 isoform X1, which yields MADGVDIDLYADDLDQDYSQNNDDFGGESGDLYDDVIVPSGDRSGGGGVGAGGAGGPVGSRPSIERLEGVDTNGSYHHHAPGGWALGHAPRRHQLYVGNLPWWTTDQDIADSVANVGVNDFQEVKFFENRANGQSKGFCVISLGSETSMRLVMERLPKKELHGQNPVVTLPTKQALNQFESQQKTRPTPPAPGQTNGPRPPMPGMPMGGGGGPPSGGPQGGPMGGVGPGGPGGPGGPGGPGGPGGPGPQPRMMNPNMPPGGMRPPHPHMGGPMHMQGHHGPGGGPPRPQGPPMHQGNGPPQQPPRFQNQNQWNGPPRMNGPRPGGPGGPGPMQHRPQMFQGPPNGMPRAMRPDWNRAPMHGGYPGPGGGGHPGGPGQGGPHMQGPHGPRGPHPGSMGGPPGAGPQGPAPHVNPAFFNQGAGGPPNHGPNGGPGGPPVGPPHGGPQGGPQGPQGPPAHFNPQGGGGPPRGGPWPPVQGGSKPPGPPGSGFAEHPITPQLSEAEFEEIMTRNRTVSSSAIARAVSDAAAGEYTSATETLATAISLIKQSKVAHDERCKILIVSLQDTLHGIETKSYSRRERSRSRERSHRRQRRERSTSRYRERSRDRERDRDRDRDRDRERDGSRRSRPRKTPEPATDSATDSSSKRYYNDDRYRSSDRERERDRDRERREEHRSRH from the exons ATGGCCGATGGCGTTGATATCGATCTGTATGCCGACGACCTGGACCAGGACTACTCACAGAACAAT GATGATTTCGGAGGCGAAAGCGGGGACTTGTACGACGATGTGATTGTACCGTCCGGTGATCGTAGCGGAGGTGGAGGtgttggcgctggtggtgcaggaggTCCTGTCGGGTCCCGGCCTTCGATCGAGCGGCTCGAGGGAGTCGATACCAACGGCTCTTATCACCACCACGCTCCCGGAGGCTGGGCACTTGGCCACGCACCGCGCCGACATCAGCTGTACGTGGGCAACCTGCCCTGGTGGACCACGGATCAGGATATAGCCGATTCGGTTGCCAACGTTGGGGTCAACGACTTTCAGGAGGTGAAATTTTTCGAAAACCGCGCCAACGGCCAGTCAAAAGGCTTTTGCGTGATATCGCTCGGTTCGGAAACGAGCATGCGGTTGGTGATGGAGCGGCTCCCGAAGAAGGAGCTCCACGGACAGAATCCCGTCGTCACGCTGCCCACCAAGCAGGCGTTGAATCAGTTCGAAAGTCAGCAAAAGACGCGCCCAACACCGCCAGCTCCGGGACAAACGAATGGACCGCGACCACCGATGCCCGGAATGCCGatgggcggtggcggtgggccTCCATCCGGCGGACCACAGGGTGGACCGATGGGAGGTGTGGGGCCGGGTGGCCCCGGTGGGCCAGGAGGACCAGGAGGGCCGGGAGGGCCAGGCGGACCAGGTCCACAGCCGCGAATGATGAACCCTAACATGCCACCAGGAGGCATGCGCCCTCCGCATCCTCATATGGGCGGACCGATGCACATGCAAGGCCACCATGGTCCAGGTGGTGGACCTCCAAGACCCCAG GGACCGCCTATGCATCAAGGGAATGGACCACCACAGCAACCACCTCGGTTCCAGAATCAAAACCAGTGGAACGGACCGCCCCGTATGAACGGTCCACGTCCAGGTGGCCCTGGAGGTCCAGGCCCGATGCAACATCGACCGCAGATG TTCCAAGGGCCTCCTAATGGAATGCCACGTGCAATGCGCCCGGATTGGAATCGAGCACCGATGCACGGTGGTTATCCTGGTCCAGGAGGTGGAGGGCATCCGGGAGGTCCGGGACAGGGTGGACCACACATGCAGGGACCACACGGTCCCCGTGGTCCCCATCCAGGCTCGATGGGAGGTCCTCCCGGTGCAGGACCTCAGGGGCCAGCTCCACATGTGAATCCGGCCTTCTTTAATCAGGGCGCAGGCGGTCCACCGAACCATGGGCCGAATGGTGGCCCTGGTGGTCCTCCGGTTGGACCACCGCATGGAGGTCCCCAAGGTGGTCCACAGGGACCTCAGGGCCCACCAGCACACTTCAATCCACAGGGTGGCGGTGGACCACCACGGGGTGGCCCGTGGCCACCTGTGCAGGGTGGAAGTAAACCTCCCGGACCGCCGGGATCTGGCTTCGCCGAGCATCCCATTACCCCGCAGCTAAGTGAAGCCGAGTTTGAAGAGATCATGACCCGTAATCGCACCGTCAGCAGTTCCGCCATCGCACG GGCCGTatcggatgcagcagcaggcgagtACACGAGTGCCACGGAAACACTGGCAACCGCGATCTCACTGATCAAGCAGTCCAAGGTAGCTCATGATGAGCGATGCAAGATACTGATTGTGTCGCTGCAGGATACACTCCACGGTATCGAAACAAAAAGCTACTCCCGGCGGGAACGGTCACGTTCGCGCGAACGTTCACACCGGCGCCAGCGCCGTGAACGCTCCACCTCCCGTTACCGGGAGCGCTCGCGTGATCGTGAGCGTgaccgcgatcgtgatcgcgaccgAGACCGTGAGCGAGATGG CTCTAGACGCTCTCGACCGAGAAAAACACCAGAACCGGCAACGGATAGTGCGACGGACAGCTCCTCGAAGCGCTACTACAATGACGATCGGTACCGATCGTCGGACCGTGAAAGAGAGCGTGATCGCGACCGCGAGCGCCGCGAGGAACATCGCTCTCGACACTGA